In Paenibacillus sp. G2S3, a single window of DNA contains:
- a CDS encoding alpha-glucuronidase family glycosyl hydrolase, which produces MADQQTELHNAGYKAWLEYPYIQSSAVRECYASWCNNILIPEQDHPVIKSAVQELTRGIQGMLDIDATITESQDKDMQACIVIGMFDSNHPLITHTFSEATRTAIGSEGYAIRTNTEKDCIVIGASTPVGLLYGVFGFLRLLGMGQSIEALDVVDNPVNLLRMMNQWDNIDGSIERGYAGKSIFYSDNEITKDFDRVQDYARMLASIGINAIAINNVNVHRFETMFITERYLPDIARIADIFRNYGVKLFLSINYASPIEIGGLNTADPLDPDVRQWWKAKAVEIYKWIPDFGGFLVKADSENRPGPFTYDRDHAEGSNMLAEALLPFGGIVIWRCFVYNCKQDWRDRSTDRARAAYDHFKPLDGQFMKNVILQVKNGPMDFQVREGVSPLFGAMEHTNMMIEFQITQEYTGQQRHVCYLVPQWKEVLDFNTYATNSESSVKRVVDGSMYGYNYSGFAAVSNIGNDQNWTGHLLAQANLYGYSRLAWNPELSAEQIAKEWTMLTFSAEDEQLIDTIREILLTSWNIYESYTSPLGVGWMVNPDHHYGPNVDGYEYSKWGTYHFADLQGIGVDRTMKTGTGYVAQYQGANVDLYESVATCPDELLLFFHHVPYTYTLKSGKTVIQHIYDTHFDGVDRAAGLKEKWESLEGKMDDSRYGQVVDRLHEQVLHAREWRDIINTYFYRKSGIPDQHQRKIY; this is translated from the coding sequence ATGGCAGATCAACAGACAGAATTACATAACGCAGGGTATAAAGCTTGGCTCGAATATCCATATATTCAATCGAGTGCAGTAAGAGAGTGCTATGCTTCTTGGTGCAATAACATTTTGATCCCCGAACAGGATCATCCAGTGATCAAAAGTGCTGTGCAAGAATTAACACGTGGCATACAAGGAATGCTTGATATAGATGCTACTATTACTGAATCTCAGGATAAAGATATGCAGGCCTGTATTGTGATCGGTATGTTTGATAGTAATCATCCGTTGATTACGCATACCTTTAGCGAGGCTACAAGGACAGCAATTGGATCAGAAGGATATGCCATCCGAACAAACACGGAGAAGGACTGTATTGTAATTGGTGCTTCCACACCCGTGGGATTACTATACGGCGTATTTGGATTCCTACGCTTGCTTGGAATGGGTCAATCTATTGAAGCGTTGGATGTGGTGGACAATCCTGTAAATCTTCTCCGCATGATGAATCAATGGGATAACATCGATGGAAGCATCGAACGTGGTTACGCAGGGAAGTCCATATTCTACTCAGACAACGAAATCACTAAGGATTTTGATCGAGTGCAAGATTATGCGAGAATGCTCGCTTCGATAGGGATCAATGCGATTGCTATAAACAATGTCAATGTGCATCGGTTTGAAACGATGTTTATTACGGAGCGCTATCTTCCTGACATCGCGAGGATTGCTGATATCTTCCGGAACTACGGGGTGAAGCTATTCCTAAGTATTAACTATGCTAGCCCGATCGAAATCGGTGGATTGAATACAGCCGATCCGTTAGATCCTGATGTACGCCAATGGTGGAAGGCAAAGGCGGTAGAAATTTATAAATGGATTCCAGATTTCGGCGGTTTCCTCGTAAAAGCTGATTCAGAGAATCGTCCTGGCCCGTTCACTTATGATCGTGATCATGCAGAGGGTTCGAACATGCTGGCTGAAGCTTTATTGCCTTTCGGGGGAATCGTCATCTGGCGCTGCTTTGTCTACAATTGCAAGCAGGATTGGCGGGATCGCTCCACCGATCGTGCACGAGCAGCATATGATCACTTTAAACCGCTGGATGGCCAGTTCATGAAGAATGTTATTTTACAGGTGAAGAATGGACCGATGGATTTTCAAGTACGGGAAGGCGTATCTCCGCTGTTCGGTGCCATGGAGCATACGAATATGATGATTGAGTTTCAAATTACGCAGGAATATACAGGCCAACAGCGTCATGTCTGCTACCTCGTCCCTCAATGGAAGGAAGTTCTTGATTTTAATACGTACGCAACGAATTCGGAGTCATCGGTGAAACGTGTCGTCGATGGATCCATGTACGGTTATAACTATAGCGGCTTCGCTGCTGTTTCAAATATTGGAAATGATCAGAACTGGACGGGGCATTTATTAGCGCAGGCCAATCTATATGGTTACAGTCGTCTCGCTTGGAATCCGGAATTAAGTGCAGAGCAAATCGCGAAGGAATGGACAATGCTCACGTTCAGTGCAGAGGATGAGCAGTTAATAGATACGATTCGTGAGATCTTGTTAACCTCTTGGAATATCTATGAATCTTATACTTCGCCGCTTGGCGTAGGCTGGATGGTCAATCCGGATCATCATTACGGTCCAAATGTGGATGGATATGAATATTCGAAATGGGGAACGTATCATTTTGCAGACCTACAAGGCATTGGCGTAGACCGGACAATGAAGACGGGGACGGGATATGTTGCTCAGTATCAAGGAGCGAATGTAGATTTGTATGAATCGGTAGCTACTTGTCCAGATGAGCTATTACTGTTCTTTCATCATGTACCGTATACGTATACTCTTAAATCTGGTAAAACGGTCATCCAGCATATTTATGATACGCATTTTGATGGCGTGGATCGCGCAGCAGGGCTGAAAGAGAAGTGGGAATCCCTTGAGGGGAAAATGGACGACAGCAGGTATGGGCAGGTGGTAGACCGTCTGCATGAACAGGTACTACATGCCCGCGAGTGGAGAGATATTATTAATACGTATTTCTACCGAAAAAGCGGTATCCCAGACCAGCATCAACGCAAAATATACTAA
- a CDS encoding AraC family transcriptional regulator yields the protein MTYREQQDLQPFHLYFVYKRTSTNTDDYQGTFHAHQGVEILIVHEGKGTLIIDQNSYEIKPGMICIFQPYQLHHIQIEINEAVPFVRSIVHYEPSIFKAYFEKWPILQSFFNHIHSGNLASPRWYEQQDLQSLIALLKDLDKALPTLHKNDFLEEVSLFLITFLRALKPLWDTQQKPTSREQSLRKPHQAERIMEWLQLHYKEPLRLDQMSKDLHLSPHHLSHLFKECTGSSISDYLTVKRMQEAVQLLTSSKYTVAHIAEEVGITNCSHFCKLFKTHFGTTPNQFRKQWHLHH from the coding sequence GTGACGTACCGTGAGCAGCAGGACTTACAACCGTTCCATCTCTATTTTGTATATAAAAGAACAAGTACAAATACAGACGACTATCAAGGTACTTTCCATGCTCATCAGGGTGTTGAAATTCTTATTGTTCATGAAGGTAAAGGCACGCTGATTATTGATCAAAATAGCTATGAAATAAAGCCAGGGATGATTTGCATTTTCCAGCCGTATCAGCTGCATCATATTCAAATTGAAATCAACGAGGCGGTTCCGTTCGTGCGTTCGATCGTGCATTATGAGCCCAGTATATTTAAAGCTTATTTTGAAAAGTGGCCCATCCTACAAAGCTTTTTTAATCATATTCACAGCGGCAATTTAGCCTCACCTCGATGGTATGAACAGCAGGACCTGCAATCACTGATAGCTCTTCTGAAGGATCTAGATAAAGCGCTTCCAACTTTGCACAAAAATGATTTCCTGGAAGAGGTCTCCTTGTTTCTCATCACGTTCCTACGTGCTTTGAAGCCGCTTTGGGATACACAGCAAAAGCCGACCTCCAGGGAACAATCGCTTCGTAAACCACACCAGGCAGAACGTATTATGGAATGGCTGCAGTTGCATTACAAGGAACCTTTGCGGCTCGATCAAATGAGCAAGGATCTACATCTTTCACCCCATCATTTATCCCACTTGTTTAAGGAGTGTACAGGCAGCAGTATTTCCGATTATTTAACGGTCAAAAGAATGCAGGAAGCCGTTCAGCTTCTGACTTCAAGCAAATACACAGTCGCACACATCGCCGAGGAAGTGGGGATCACAAATTGCTCTCATTTTTGCAAATTATTCAAAACCCATTTCGGCACAACGCCTAATCAATTTCGGAAGCAATGGCATTTGCATCATTGA
- a CDS encoding ABC transporter ATP-binding protein, whose protein sequence is MGSEAPVISVSHVGKAFGDKQVLEDISLQVERAETFGILGPSGSGKTTLVKLLTGIDEVTSGEVKVLGVTMPKLSMLQQIGYMAQSDALYTELSAKENLEFFAALYGLKGAERSKRIKAVMELVDLQEHLRKRVDQYSGGMKRRLSLAIALLHEPPLLLLDEPTVGIDPVLRLSIWKELKALNQKGTTIVLTTHVMDEAEKCDRLGMIRDGKLLAADTPAGLLKSTGSASIEEAFLYYGGVRS, encoded by the coding sequence ATGGGTTCGGAAGCTCCAGTCATTTCAGTGAGCCATGTTGGTAAAGCCTTTGGAGACAAACAGGTGCTCGAGGATATTTCGCTTCAAGTAGAGCGTGCGGAAACCTTCGGCATACTAGGGCCCTCTGGCTCCGGAAAAACAACACTCGTAAAGCTGCTTACTGGTATCGATGAGGTGACCTCAGGTGAGGTAAAGGTGCTTGGTGTCACTATGCCTAAGTTATCCATGCTGCAGCAAATTGGATACATGGCTCAATCTGATGCCCTATATACGGAACTCAGCGCAAAAGAAAATCTGGAGTTCTTCGCAGCACTATATGGACTAAAAGGTGCGGAGCGCAGCAAACGCATCAAAGCTGTTATGGAACTAGTAGATCTTCAGGAGCATCTGCGCAAAAGAGTAGATCAATACTCTGGCGGAATGAAACGCCGCCTATCCCTGGCGATTGCGCTGCTCCATGAGCCTCCGCTACTTCTTCTTGATGAACCAACAGTTGGTATCGATCCCGTACTCCGACTATCCATCTGGAAAGAACTGAAAGCTCTTAATCAGAAAGGTACCACGATTGTACTAACTACACATGTCATGGATGAAGCTGAGAAATGTGATCGACTTGGAATGATCCGTGATGGCAAGCTGCTTGCAGCCGACACACCGGCTGGACTGCTTAAATCCACTGGCTCAGCTTCTATTGAAGAAGCCTTTCTATATTATGGAGGTGTCCGTTCATGA
- a CDS encoding ABC transporter permease, producing MRIRAITLRILRQFIHDKRTMALMFIAPLIVLSLMSLVFNGDTYEPKIGVSGVPLNISAALKEENATIKEYASEELGKSALVEGKIDALITLDGNAGESLGVPQVLLEGSNPTANKAVIMTLQKLSQKLLPSTEGQLQLQPQISYLYGSENMKTIDRFGPIMIGVFVFFFVFLIAGVSFLRERTTGTLERLLSTPLKRWEIVLGYVCGFGIFTVFQALLISWFSIQILGIMMTGSFGYVMLITLLLSMTALTLGTLLSAFAANELQMIQFIPLIIVPQVFLSGLFPLDTLPLWLQRIGYATPIYYGSEALMNIMIRGKGWNSIALDVYVLIGFSLLFMVLNVLALRKHRKM from the coding sequence ATGAGAATCCGAGCGATCACCTTACGAATTTTGCGACAATTTATTCATGATAAAAGAACGATGGCATTAATGTTCATCGCACCGCTCATCGTTCTAAGTTTAATGAGCTTGGTATTCAACGGGGATACCTATGAGCCAAAAATCGGAGTATCCGGTGTGCCACTAAATATCTCAGCAGCGTTAAAAGAAGAAAACGCTACAATTAAAGAGTATGCCAGTGAAGAGCTAGGAAAAAGTGCTCTAGTAGAAGGAAAGATTGACGCATTGATCACTTTGGACGGAAACGCTGGAGAATCACTAGGTGTGCCCCAAGTGTTGTTAGAGGGTAGTAACCCTACAGCCAACAAGGCGGTAATTATGACGCTTCAAAAGCTTTCTCAGAAGCTCCTTCCAAGTACAGAGGGACAGCTGCAATTACAGCCCCAGATCAGCTACTTATACGGTTCTGAGAATATGAAGACGATTGACCGCTTCGGTCCGATTATGATTGGCGTATTTGTGTTCTTTTTCGTATTCCTGATTGCCGGTGTTTCTTTCCTGCGAGAGCGGACTACAGGCACCCTTGAACGTCTTCTTTCTACTCCTTTAAAAAGATGGGAGATTGTACTCGGGTATGTATGTGGTTTCGGTATTTTCACCGTCTTCCAAGCGCTGTTGATCTCGTGGTTTTCCATTCAGATTCTCGGCATTATGATGACAGGAAGCTTTGGTTATGTAATGTTGATCACCTTACTCCTGTCGATGACTGCGCTGACGCTGGGGACGCTTTTGTCGGCTTTTGCAGCCAACGAGCTACAGATGATTCAGTTCATCCCGCTTATTATCGTGCCACAAGTTTTCCTCAGCGGACTGTTCCCACTCGACACCCTACCGCTATGGCTACAGCGTATCGGCTACGCAACCCCAATTTATTATGGATCAGAAGCGCTTATGAACATCATGATCCGTGGCAAAGGATGGAATTCCATCGCTCTGGATGTCTATGTGCTGATCGGATTCTCACTATTATTCATGGTGCTGAATGTATTGGCACTGCGCAAACACCGGAAAATGTAG
- a CDS encoding TetR/AcrR family transcriptional regulator, whose product MKEHDSAEQNIEEQWIEELLAISEEDKLTPKQISILHAAIEVFSEKGYAAAATSEIAQKAGVAEGTIFRYYKTKKDLLLSIIGPTMSRMLAPFVMRNFNGVLNVPYDSFEEFLRMFIINRLEFARKNFKILKILIQEIPFQPVLREQFAENILSKVLERVIEIVEHFKAKGEVIELPTPAILRFTISSVVGYVLNRLLLQPEKDWNDEEGINLTIHFIMHGIGGVAAPI is encoded by the coding sequence ATGAAGGAACACGATTCTGCGGAACAAAATATAGAAGAGCAGTGGATTGAAGAGCTGCTGGCCATAAGTGAAGAAGATAAACTAACACCGAAGCAGATTTCCATTTTGCATGCAGCGATTGAGGTATTTTCCGAAAAAGGATATGCTGCAGCTGCGACTAGTGAAATTGCTCAAAAGGCAGGCGTAGCAGAGGGAACGATATTCCGATATTACAAGACCAAAAAAGATTTACTGCTGTCCATCATAGGCCCCACCATGAGTCGTATGCTTGCTCCTTTTGTAATGCGGAATTTCAACGGGGTACTCAATGTTCCCTATGACAGCTTCGAAGAATTCCTACGGATGTTTATCATCAATCGTCTGGAGTTCGCCCGCAAGAATTTTAAAATCCTAAAGATTCTGATACAGGAAATCCCTTTCCAACCAGTGCTCAGAGAACAATTCGCAGAAAATATTCTAAGCAAGGTGCTGGAGCGCGTCATCGAAATTGTGGAGCACTTCAAAGCAAAAGGCGAAGTCATTGAATTACCTACACCCGCTATTCTACGCTTCACTATTTCATCTGTTGTAGGGTATGTGCTAAATCGCCTGCTGCTCCAGCCGGAGAAGGACTGGAATGACGAGGAAGGGATTAACCTGACGATCCATTTTATTATGCACGGGATCGGTGGAGTAGCAGCCCCTATTTGA
- a CDS encoding SNF2 helicase associated domain-containing protein, which produces MGFSVTERVIKLLCGKSVFEKGLAYYQSGSVDIIDIEERNESIPDLPRSRYEALVQGGIGYEVMVVVDIDGDVTAECTCPAYSYGGPFCKHIAAVLISIDALETAGEPPDHTGTSSLSTIEDTGVLTPRNVTDSTRDMGGRFRDQHLVSSLLGMFSNHKPRPSGTGAFVDNRIPLNVEFICKPFIYSYSTTMLGIEMKIGSKRLYVVHKIRGFLERVHRGETFEFSKHFVYDPAIHSFRKEDNIVLQKLIEIVLNEKMYRDNVTHHSPYGGNLGGDRLLAIPPFFWETLQPALSEVSSVYLQQEEVLYEGIHMSNEAPPLSFAFEQAEGEGYHLDIQGLEQISVLEDYGLVLSEGKLLKLTVQECMRLSEMKKMLDSSRRDGIDIAPEQMEPFMDKVIPGLKKLGNVHIAESIADRIVQHKLIARLYLDRVRDRLLAGLEFQYGDIIINPLDEKAHVRGTDLILIRDGEGEARILELMEHESFAKTEGGYIMTDEEGEYDFLYHTIPLLEPLLTVYATTAVKERLFTGTTPPKVSISWNEKTDWLDFKFDMGGIPESEIVMVLKSLQDKRKYYRLPEGALLPLESEELQEIITFMNEMGIREGEIKGAQFSLPVVRGLHLTSADSQSDSVKLSRSFKRLLANMHNPENLDFPIPESLAPVLRDYQQYGFQWLKTLAHYRFGGILADDMGLGKTLQSIAFLLSELPDIRQSGLPALIVAPASLTYNWHNELKKFTPEIKAVIADGSLTERGRILKNAAKADVIITSYPLLRRDVQLYAKMSFHTLILDEAQTIKNHTTQTAQAVMALQARHRFALTGTPVENALEDLWSIFGTVFPGLFPGKKAFHDLPRETVAKRARPFLLRRLKSDVLKELPEKIESLQACELFPEQKKLYVAYLARLKKEALKHLTQDSFGNNNRIKILAGLTRLRQLCCHPALFVDGYEGSSAKFEQLFEIIEECRSSGKRMLVFSQFTEMLGLIGRELGYQGIPYFYLDGQTPVSQRVDLCNQFNEGERDIFLISLKAGGTGLNLTGADTVILYDLWWNPAVEQQAADRAHRIGQKKVVQVIRLVTQGTVEDKMYELQQKKRNLIDEVIQPGQEGLSTLTEQDIREILMI; this is translated from the coding sequence ATGGGCTTTAGTGTGACAGAACGGGTAATTAAGCTGCTGTGCGGCAAATCTGTTTTTGAAAAAGGATTGGCTTATTACCAGTCTGGAAGCGTCGATATAATAGATATTGAAGAACGTAATGAATCCATCCCAGATCTGCCCCGATCTCGTTATGAAGCGCTCGTTCAAGGGGGCATTGGCTACGAAGTCATGGTTGTCGTCGATATCGATGGTGATGTTACGGCAGAATGCACTTGTCCTGCTTACTCGTATGGAGGGCCTTTCTGCAAACATATCGCAGCCGTACTGATCAGCATTGATGCCCTTGAAACTGCTGGTGAACCGCCAGATCATACTGGAACTTCTAGCCTATCTACTATTGAAGATACTGGAGTCTTAACCCCACGTAATGTTACGGATTCTACGCGAGACATGGGAGGAAGGTTCAGAGACCAGCATCTGGTGAGCAGCCTGCTAGGTATGTTCAGCAACCATAAGCCGCGTCCGAGCGGTACTGGGGCATTTGTGGATAATAGAATTCCGTTAAACGTAGAGTTTATCTGCAAGCCATTCATTTACAGCTATAGCACTACCATGCTGGGAATAGAAATGAAAATCGGCTCGAAACGACTATATGTCGTTCATAAAATAAGAGGTTTTCTGGAACGTGTACACCGTGGAGAAACCTTCGAATTCTCGAAGCATTTCGTCTATGACCCTGCCATTCACAGCTTTCGGAAGGAAGATAACATCGTTCTTCAGAAGCTTATTGAAATTGTCTTAAATGAAAAAATGTATCGCGATAACGTCACTCACCATTCTCCATATGGTGGCAACCTGGGGGGAGATCGCCTGCTGGCTATCCCTCCTTTTTTCTGGGAGACGCTCCAGCCCGCACTTTCAGAGGTTTCGTCGGTATATCTGCAACAAGAAGAGGTGCTGTACGAAGGCATTCATATGTCTAATGAAGCACCACCTCTTAGCTTTGCGTTCGAGCAAGCCGAAGGCGAAGGATACCATCTGGATATTCAAGGACTTGAGCAGATCTCAGTTCTGGAAGACTACGGACTCGTGCTGTCTGAAGGCAAGCTGTTGAAGCTAACTGTTCAGGAATGCATGCGCCTATCTGAGATGAAAAAAATGCTGGATTCCTCCCGTCGAGATGGTATCGATATCGCACCTGAACAAATGGAGCCTTTTATGGACAAGGTTATCCCTGGTCTGAAAAAACTGGGAAACGTGCATATCGCCGAATCTATTGCTGATCGAATTGTGCAACATAAGCTTATAGCGAGACTCTATCTGGACCGTGTGAGAGATCGACTGCTCGCCGGGCTAGAGTTTCAATATGGTGACATTATCATCAATCCTTTAGACGAAAAAGCCCATGTTCGCGGTACGGACTTGATTCTTATACGCGACGGTGAAGGAGAGGCCCGAATTCTGGAGCTGATGGAGCATGAATCCTTCGCCAAAACCGAAGGCGGGTATATTATGACGGATGAGGAAGGTGAGTACGATTTTTTATACCACACGATTCCGTTGCTTGAGCCACTACTAACGGTTTACGCGACCACCGCTGTCAAAGAAAGATTGTTCACGGGAACCACACCACCCAAGGTAAGTATTAGTTGGAACGAAAAGACCGACTGGCTTGATTTTAAATTCGACATGGGTGGTATTCCCGAATCTGAGATTGTGATGGTCTTAAAATCACTTCAGGATAAACGTAAATACTACCGCTTGCCCGAAGGGGCGCTGCTACCACTGGAAAGCGAGGAGCTCCAAGAAATCATCACCTTTATGAACGAGATGGGTATTCGAGAAGGTGAGATTAAAGGTGCGCAATTCTCTTTACCAGTCGTTCGTGGGTTACATTTAACCTCTGCTGATTCTCAAAGTGACTCAGTCAAGCTGAGCAGGTCCTTTAAAAGGTTACTTGCGAATATGCACAATCCTGAGAACCTTGATTTTCCTATACCAGAGAGTTTAGCTCCTGTACTCCGGGATTATCAGCAGTATGGATTCCAGTGGCTGAAGACGCTCGCCCATTACCGCTTCGGGGGTATTTTAGCGGATGATATGGGTCTTGGCAAAACACTTCAGAGTATCGCTTTTCTGCTCTCCGAGCTTCCGGATATTCGTCAGAGTGGTCTGCCCGCTCTTATTGTCGCTCCTGCCTCTCTCACCTACAATTGGCATAATGAGCTTAAAAAGTTCACGCCTGAAATCAAGGCCGTTATTGCAGATGGAAGCTTAACGGAACGCGGTCGGATTTTAAAAAATGCAGCGAAGGCGGATGTAATTATTACCTCTTACCCGCTGCTTCGAAGAGATGTTCAGTTGTATGCTAAGATGTCTTTTCATACCCTGATTCTCGATGAAGCGCAAACCATAAAGAACCATACGACGCAGACCGCTCAAGCAGTTATGGCTCTTCAAGCTCGGCATCGTTTTGCACTTACTGGGACTCCAGTGGAGAATGCGCTGGAAGATCTTTGGTCCATCTTCGGTACGGTGTTCCCCGGGCTGTTTCCAGGTAAAAAAGCTTTCCACGATTTACCGAGGGAAACTGTTGCTAAACGGGCACGTCCCTTTTTGCTGCGGCGCTTAAAGAGTGATGTATTAAAAGAATTGCCTGAGAAAATCGAATCACTCCAAGCCTGTGAGCTGTTCCCTGAGCAGAAGAAGTTATATGTCGCTTATCTCGCCCGCTTGAAAAAAGAGGCGCTAAAGCATCTGACCCAGGATAGTTTCGGCAATAATAATCGGATAAAAATCCTTGCTGGACTCACCCGTCTACGCCAGCTATGCTGTCACCCGGCTCTATTTGTGGATGGGTATGAAGGAAGCTCCGCCAAGTTCGAGCAGCTGTTTGAAATCATTGAGGAATGCCGTAGCTCGGGTAAACGAATGCTAGTATTCTCCCAGTTCACAGAAATGCTTGGCCTGATTGGGCGTGAACTCGGATATCAAGGTATTCCATATTTTTATCTAGATGGTCAAACGCCTGTGTCCCAGCGGGTAGATTTATGTAATCAGTTTAATGAAGGAGAGCGAGATATTTTCCTGATCTCCTTAAAAGCTGGCGGAACCGGACTCAACTTAACAGGGGCTGACACTGTAATCCTATACGATCTATGGTGGAACCCAGCCGTCGAACAGCAAGCTGCAGATCGGGCTCACCGAATCGGGCAGAAAAAAGTAGTGCAAGTTATCCGACTTGTTACCCAAGGCACTGTAGAGGACAAGATGTATGAGCTGCAACAGAAGAAAAGGAACTTAATTGATGAGGTAATCCAGCCAGGTCAGGAAGGATTATCTACGCTCACAGAACAAGACATCCGAGAAATTCTGATGATCTAA
- a CDS encoding exosporium glycoprotein BclB-related protein, with amino-acid sequence MSYLSTGPIENNLVSGERPTQLVTIKLVNQSDVTASLIQIEGYYMNGTRTLYVSELHTVGPNEVLTNDYYANFDSFEFSFTTPTLIDDPIPVSVWGKSSTGQLVTAHRLVYSELYGENIGYSGATGATGATGATGDTGATGSTGATGAAGSAGVTGATGSAGATGSAGVTGATGSAGATGATGSAGATGVTGATGSAGATGVTGATGSAGATGVTGATGSAGVTGATGATGATGSAGAIGATGSAGATGATGSAGATGATGSAGVTGATGSAGVTGATGSAGVTGATGSAGVTGATGATGSGAIIPYASGLPAVMTTVLGGLLNTSSAVGFGSNATNIAITGGTIDLTGAAGTLLNFAFSAPRAGTITSMAAYFSTTAALSLLGSTVTITAQLYSSSTPNNTFTAVPGAVVTLSPPFTGVLSLGTISSGITTGLSIPVTIGERLLLVFTSTVTAGVDIATTIAGYASGGVTIA; translated from the coding sequence TTGAGTTATTTATCTACTGGACCTATAGAGAACAATCTGGTAAGCGGTGAAAGACCCACTCAGCTTGTTACTATTAAACTTGTTAATCAGAGTGATGTCACTGCGTCGTTGATTCAAATCGAAGGATATTATATGAACGGTACAAGAACACTATATGTTAGTGAACTTCATACTGTGGGACCTAATGAAGTACTAACAAATGATTATTATGCAAATTTTGATTCATTCGAATTTTCATTCACAACACCAACTTTGATAGACGATCCAATTCCAGTCTCAGTTTGGGGAAAAAGCAGCACAGGTCAATTAGTGACTGCTCATCGGCTTGTCTACTCTGAATTGTATGGTGAAAATATAGGTTATTCAGGAGCCACTGGAGCCACTGGAGCCACTGGAGCCACCGGAGATACCGGAGCGACAGGAAGTACAGGTGCGACCGGAGCAGCAGGAAGCGCTGGAGTTACCGGAGCGACAGGAAGTGCCGGAGCGACAGGAAGTGCCGGCGTGACTGGAGCGACGGGAAGTGCAGGTGCAACAGGAGCGACAGGAAGCGCAGGTGCAACAGGTGTAACAGGAGCGACAGGAAGCGCAGGTGCAACAGGTGTAACAGGAGCGACAGGAAGCGCAGGTGCAACAGGTGTAACAGGAGCGACAGGAAGCGCAGGTGTAACAGGAGCAACAGGAGCAACAGGAGCAACAGGAAGCGCAGGAGCAATAGGAGCAACGGGAAGTGCAGGTGCAACAGGAGCAACGGGAAGTGCAGGTGCAACAGGAGCGACAGGAAGCGCAGGGGTTACCGGAGCAACGGGAAGCGCAGGTGTAACAGGAGCGACAGGAAGCGCAGGTGTAACTGGAGCAACAGGAAGTGCTGGCGTAACCGGAGCCACCGGAGCTACTGGTTCGGGTGCGATTATTCCATACGCTTCTGGTCTGCCAGCTGTTATGACCACAGTATTGGGAGGTCTTTTGAATACTTCAAGCGCAGTTGGCTTCGGAAGCAACGCAACCAATATTGCTATTACAGGTGGCACTATAGATCTTACAGGAGCAGCTGGAACCTTATTGAACTTTGCATTCTCAGCTCCTCGCGCCGGAACGATCACTTCTATGGCAGCCTATTTCAGTACAACAGCTGCGCTTAGTTTATTAGGCTCTACAGTAACAATCACTGCTCAATTATACAGTTCTTCTACCCCTAACAATACGTTTACTGCAGTCCCAGGTGCTGTAGTCACATTAAGTCCTCCATTTACAGGTGTTCTTTCACTTGGCACAATTAGCAGTGGTATTACTACAGGCTTGAGCATTCCAGTAACCATTGGAGAACGGTTACTGTTGGTCTTCACTTCAACGGTAACGGCCGGAGTTGACATTGCGACAACCATTGCTGGCTATGCTAGCGGAGGAGTTACAATCGCTTAA